A genomic window from Lycium barbarum isolate Lr01 chromosome 4, ASM1917538v2, whole genome shotgun sequence includes:
- the LOC132636107 gene encoding uncharacterized protein LOC132636107 isoform X2, which yields MEKKHGRPVCRSEVILSTLLKKNGNYVNEEGKIIADKISEHLSQDQEHAATLGVPLKILAHPNDAIGKVYGAEHSGRVRGLGGNICPSTAFGMPKHSISHANLGGSSNMSHLRVEDLEKHVGTLKEKLIGYEETKEKLEDTKEQLVETKERLAQNENHLATLHRFLQAKFGSELPSLNLDSS from the exons ATG GAGAAAAAACATGGAAGGCCTGTGTGCCGAAGTGAGGTTATTTTGTCAACTTTACTGAAAAAGAATGGCAACTATGTGAATGAAGAAGGGAAGATTATAGCT GATAAAATATCGGAGCATCTATCTCAAGATCAAGAACATGCTGCCACTTTAGGTGTTCCGTTGAAGATATTGGCTCATCCTAATGATGCTATTGGAAAAGTATATGGAGCTGAACATTCTGGTCGTGTGCGTGGTTTGGGTGGTAATATTTGCCCCTCGACTGCTTTTGGAATGCCTAAACATTCAATTAGTCATGCGAATCTTGGTGGTTCTAGTAATATGTCTCATCTACGTGTTGAAGACCTAGAGAAGCATGTAGGAACCTTGAAAGAGAAGCTCATTGGATATGAAGAGACCAAAGAAAAACTTGAGGATACCAAGGAACAACTTGTGGAGACCAAGGAACGGCTTGCGCAAAATGAGAATCACTTGGCAACTCTTCATAGGTTTTTACAAGCTAAATTTGGTAGTGAGTTGCCTAGTTTGAACTTAGATTCTTCTTAG
- the LOC132636107 gene encoding uncharacterized protein LOC132636107 isoform X1 → MKRKRKNSAQALLESLRGQQADNNSPTSQNLQQQISGDQLDAQHENENIETPTLSDDNLNSSSSSNEANSQQKEKEEALLVNIRVIDISTGEITTQKMQADRVWNLEKNKKIMVELNGDGQGSDNGSNLLVRFLGKLSQKSIICPISVERWDRMPDAKNRLQWQLIEENFEFDYAVGIKWVMHTLRDRWRAYKYTLRNKTFYPNKSKEEILANPPEYVDSIEWAAFVHHYQEEKMKKQSEQNTRN, encoded by the exons ATGAAAAGAAAACGCAAGAATTCAGCTCAAGCACTGTTGGAAAGTCTAAGAGGACAGCAAGCTGATAATAATAGCCCAACTTCTCAAAATCTGCAGCAACAAATTAGTGGTGATCAACTTGATGCCCAACATGAGAATGAGAACATAGAAACCCCTACACTCAGTGATGACAACTTAAATTCTTCTTCAAGCTCTAATGAAGCTAACTCACagcagaaagagaaagaggaggcCTTACTTGTCAATATCAGAG TGATAGATATTTCGACTGGAGAAATTACAACTCAAAAGATGCAAGCAGATCGAGTTTGGAacttggaaaaaaataaaaaaattatggtGGAACTCAACGGGGATGGACAAGGAAGTGATAATGGTTCAAACTTGCTTGTTAgatttcttggcaaactttctcaaAAGTCAATAATTTGTCCAATATCAGTTGAGAGATGGGATAGAATGCCAGACGCGAAAAATCGCCTACAGTGGCAGCTTATTGAG GagaattttgagtttgattaTGCTGTTGGAATTAAATGGGTGATGCATACTTTACGCGATAGATGGAGGGCCTATAAATATACATTAAGAAATAAAACCTTCTACCCTAACAAAAGTAAGGAAGAGATACTTGCTAATCCTCCGGAATACGTGGATTCTATTGAGTGGGCTGCTTTTGTGCATCACTAtcaagaagagaagatgaag AAACAAAGTGAACAAAATACAAGAAATTGA